CACCCATACCATCGATTCTCACATCAGACGGATAAACCATCTGTGCTGGAGAGCCTCGAGGTACTCGCGTTGACCGTTAGACAAACGCCTGCGTCCGCTCTGCTGTGTGCTTGCTGACGACCTCGTTGACACCCTCGCGATCAAGCATCGCTTTGTGGAGCGCTTCCTCGATTGTTCTCAGCTCGCTTATCTCGTCGGCATCGTCGATTCCTTCCTCCCATGCTTCGCGTTCACCGGGTCGGAGGACTCCACGGTCGTCGAGCGCGGCGACCAGCTCGTACAGATCCTTGGAATACGCAGACAACTGCGCCATATCCCATTTTCCATTCTGTATATGGCTTAGATCTTTCTTTCAGACTCGAATCCGTTCACTGTGATATCAAGTAGAGTTCAGCAGACGATTGTGAGCAGTACGTGAGAAAACTGGTCGTCCAACTGGGTTGATACTCTTGGTCGGTAGCGGGAACACCCACGTCAGGGCCGACGTCAACCGTAACGTGTCCCCCATCGTCACGTCACTGGACCAGCTCACCGGTCCGATCTCGATGGCGTGTGATACGACTGTCCAGACTTGAACTCAGTCAGTTCCTCGATCCGCAATTCGAGCTCTTCGACTTCATCGCGAAGCTGGTCGACGCCGTCGGAATCGCTCGCCGCGAGCTGGTCTTTGAGGCCCTGGAGCCGTGTCTCCTTTCGATCTTCGTCCACCTCGGCTTTCCGAACGTACTCGGTTTCTTCAGTCTCGTAGACATCGCTTTCAGCAACATCAGTCACCTCGAGGGCATCGTCAACTTTCCCGCGGTCAACGCTCACCACCCGGTCACGGTCGATCCCAGCTGATTGGAGCGTGTCCAGCACTTCGTCGTCATCTTTGAGCGAGCGATTCGTCCGAGCAGTCCGCTGGACCGAGCCGTATGATCCCGAGACAGGGCGGTCGTGATGGAGTCGGTCTAAGAGCGTGTCAGCAATTTCCTTGCGGAGATCGTCGGCATCCCGTTGGACATCCGAGAGCAAGGTATACAGGTCGATGAGCGTCCCTGTCTCGACATCTTCGAGCGCCTCCACCTCGTGGCGTTCAAGCGCGTCGACAAGCAAGAGCGCATCCGCGTAGACGTCGAGATCTGGCACCGCTCGTTCGTCGAGAGCAGGATCAGGCACAGAGGAAGGGTCCTCATCAAGTAACAGTGAGGTGGTTGGCTCTTCGGTCTCGATAATCACACCTCGGTCGTCGTTCACCTCGAATCGTGGATGGAGACTCAACACCGTCGGGTATGGATCCGCATCGGGTGGGAGTCGGTCGAGGTCAAATCCGTCGTGAGAGTCAGAGACCCGCCGATATAGCGTCTCGAACTGATCTTTTAGAAGAGGTCGCGACTCACCGCTGTCTGTGAACCTGATGATGACACGGTGTTCCTGGACGCCAGTGATCTGAAACCGGTCGTTCGAGAGTGGGGTTCGGAACGTGGCTCCTTCCGGGAGCTCATCCAACCGCTCAAGGAGATTGTGCCAGCTGACCCGAAACGACATATTCGTACTGAGACAGTCGGATGCTAAATGTCTGAGGTTGCTCACAGAGATTATCGATCAATTCGTCATCAGAGGGTGAAAGTCACTTCTCGGTTTCGACGACGGAGATAAGACACGAAGATACGATTGAGTCCACGGATTCAAGATATTTCTCCACGAATCGTCGCATATGATCGATGGTCCAAAAACCTCACCTTCGTTTCTCTCGTCGCTTCCGAGCCAACCCATTACCGACGACATCGTGAAGCAGATTGGCGAAAACGACAACCCAAAAATTCGCGGAGCTATGGGTTTTCCGGGATCATCCCCTGGCACGATCGAAGCGTTCCTGCTGGATATGGAAGCGAAGACACATGTGATTGTCTTTGATCCAGGCGCGGAACAATGGCACGTTTACAAATCATTCGAAACCGAGGGGATGAGCCATCAACAGATGGTTGATTATGCGAGCGAACTCGCCAACGAGTGGCTCGCCCAAAGCCTCTCGGACCGCATCGCAGCCGCAGAAAACACTGAGCAGGACACATGATTCTCCGCTACTACGCTGATTCGGACGTCCGAGAATGGCACGACCATACGCTACGGCTCTTCCGAACGCTGTATGATACGCACGGCATCGCTGTCGAGATCGACCGGATCGACGAGCAGCACGGGCCGATCACGGACTTCCCAGGCGAAATACGATACTCGACGCCCGAAGAGGTCTACGAGCGCGATCTTAAACGCAACCGTGCTCTGAACCAAACTATCGACCAGACACCGTCAGAGGCGTTCAAACGCTACAGGAAACTCGATATCGCTGGAAACGTTGCGGTAGTCGATGATGAGGGAACTGTCCAATGGGCCTCAACACTGCCGGGCTACGCTGACGGCTATCGGCCAGGGGCTGCGTCACAGACTGCGATGGACTTCCTAGAGGATATTGCCACCGATCCAAGCAACCGTCTCTGCGTTGAGTGTCTCTCTCTGCTGGATGGCGACGAAACCTTCTGTCCGAACTGTGGCTACGAATTTCCATAGCGTACGCTATTGGATCGGGAGTATCGAACGCTGACTACCTAGTATCATACAGGATACATAAAAATGAGTAGCTCTATCAGCTGGTTTCACGCCATTAGCCCTTTACATTTGACCGCTTACAATGCGTACACTCTTGGAACGCAAGCGATGGGGTTGACGACCAGACCACGAGAAATGATATCCCGTGCCGCATTAACATTCTCTGTGGAGCTACACACTAGACACGAATGGTCGCACACCTACAACGGTTTGTCTGCTTCACACTACTCTCGAAGTGTGACCCCACCCACCCCGGATTGTAAGTGTTCTCACGACTGTTAGGGTCCCTGGGGGACATACTGCCCAGAGATGTATTATATAAAAGCCGGGTGAATAGCTCCATATACACACCCCTAATTGTAAGTGTAAACACACGCTTAAGAGCCGAGTTATGTGAAATTTCTAGCTTTAACTATACCCTGCTATACTACCTCTACCCATAACCATATATAATATAATACAGATAGAAGTAGTTCCGACAACAAGACAGTGGGTTGACATTCGTGCAGAACCGGTCCTACCGTTTTGACTCATGGAACACTTACAATCCGGGGTGGGGGTGTTGAAGACAGATAGGAACAGATACAACACTTACAACACTTACAAGGTGGGGTTTCAAGTACGTTGCCTAACACGACGTGATATGGACTCGCCATTCAAGGGTGCAAACGATATCTTTCAGACGAAGGAGCCCTTTGAAGAGGCATATCATCCTGAAGAGATCCTTGAACGGGACGAGGAGATCAAGACGTTTGCTGCGGCTTTACAAGACGTACTTGATGGCTTTGGGCCGCCTAACGTGTTTATTTACGGCCAGACAGGCGTCGGGAAAACTGCAACGACTCATAAGGTAACTGAGTATCTTGAGGCTGACGCCATAGAGGCCGGGGTGAACCTTACTGTCTTTAGCATCAACTGTAATAAGCGAGATACGACCTACAAAGTCATCACCCACCTCGCCAACGAACTCTACTCAGAAAAGACGTTCAAGCAAGGTCATCACCCAGATACACTCTGGGATCGTATCTATACCGCGCTCGACGAACTTGGGGGGAGTATTCTTGTTGTCCTCGACGAGATCGACAAGCTCGGCGAAGATGAGGAGCTCCTCTATGAATTCCCTCGAGCGAATGCGATGGGCGAACTTGAGCACGCAAAGGTAGGCATTATCGGCATTAGTAATAATTTCAAATTCCGTGAGAGCCTTTCGCCCCGGGTCAAATCCACACTAACCGAACGAGAGATTCAGTTCTCGCCGTATGACGCAAATGAACTCCGAACGATCTTGAACTACTACGCAGATTTAGTTTTCTACGAGAACGTGCTTAGTGACGACGTTGTTCCCTTGTGCGCAGCTTTCACCGCCCAAGACACGGGTGATGCACGAATGGGACTTGATCTTTTGGAAACTGCTGGCGACATAGCTCGTCACGAGGACGCTGACCATGTTGTTGAAGAACACGTTCGGATCGCCCGCTCGCAAGTAGACCGGGCGAATACTGAGCGGATCGTTACCAATCGCCTGACTGTCCAAATGCAAACTGTGTTGGTTGCAACGACGTTTCTTGATGTCGACCAGAGTACGGACGCCAAAGTCAAAACCATCTATTCGTTCTATAAGGATCTCTGCGATCGCCTCGATATCGATGTGCTTTCTGAATCCCGTGTGCGGGATCATCTAGACACGCTTGATATGTTTGGGCTTCTCGAAACGGAAGAAGTGAATCTCGGTCGTCGTGGCGGGCGGTCGTATATTTATTCGATTGTGGATGAGCCACGAGTTGTCATCGAGACGCTCTACAATATGGACCGCTTCGAAAATCTCTTCGGTGACAGCGCCGAGGAGTTCCTAGACACGTATGAGGTTGACACACGTAGCGATATTCAGACAAAGCTCGGTCTGTAAGCACCAGATACACTTACAATCTGGAGAGCGGACCACCAGTCAAACACTTACAATTGGGGGTGTGTAGCGACCGTGAACTCTTACAATATGGGGGTCGGCGCTCGGTAGAACACTTACAATTGGGGGTGTGTACGAGATCCTGTTCTATCCCGTGATCTCTACGAGCGATACGTGAAGATCTGCGGCCGTCTCGACGCTGATAGCGTGAGTGAACGTCGTGTCCGTGACCACCTCTCGGATATGAATATGCTCGGACTGATCAACCTCTATGAACGGAACGAGGGGCTCTCAGCTGGTCGGTATCACGAATACGAGCTTGATGTCCCGTCGAAACGACACGTTTTGAAGAGCTCGCGAACATCATCCAGTCGACAGCCGACGATAACAATCTGCTTCAGTCGGATATCTCCGACTATTGAACGCAGTTTTCTGCGAGGCTAGATAGCTGATGAGGAACCGGATACGCATGTCCCCCCCACAAGTAATGTAGATCGAATGAGTTGGGGTGTGTAACGAATGACAGACTCGACGGATCCAGCCCCTCGTATCACGGATCTTTCGTCGATCGAGCCGGAGAACTTCAAATTCCGGAATACGCAATTTCTGAGAGCAGACGGCCATCACTACGACAATCCACACGACGAGTCGTTCCTTGAACAGCGAAAGGAGATCTGGCGAGTGAGAAACGGCGATCTCGAACGGGTTCTCGAGGAGTTCCCAACTGATCGGCCGCTTCCCGAACAGTGCGCGCTCTGGATACACGCGCTCGTAGGGAAACACTTCTTCCCGGATGCGAACCACCGTACTGCGATCGTTACATTGCGAAAGCTGCTCCGTGACAACGGGATGGAACCGGGAGAATGGTCGACGGAGCGGGTCAAACGGGTACGGGCTGAGTCACACGACGTTCGAAGAGAGATACCTCCCATCCATCTCGACGGGTTGTATGAAAAAGACGAACTGTATCGCGTCTGGCTTCAGTTCTTCGGCGAGGTCCTTCCTGAAGAGTATCGCTGATTACTCGTCGTCGTCGGTGTCGTTGTCTGCGAGCGCCTCGTACAGTTCCTCGTTCTCCTCGACGTCTTTCGCCATCTCTCGCTCACTGTCCCAGTTCATCGTATACCGTTATCTAGGTGTGCGTACAGTGAAAAGCGTATCTCTCCCCGAGATGCTCGTTAGTCGACGTCGACCGTGGCGTGTTCTCCTCGTTACGTCGACCGACTCACCGCTACTCACTTCTTGGTTTCCCGATGTACTCCGATTTCATCGTCCCATTTTCACGATAATAGCGATAGAGATACGGGCCGTGTATATCCGCGGGATCTCCGCTGGTGCACTTGCAACTGTCGTCGCCACAGGTGACTTTCTCTTTGACGACGGTTCCGTTGTCCCCGCTATCGGGCTCGTCGACGGGCTCGGCAGCCTCGGGCAGTTCGTCGGCGTCAACTGACTGGTCGCGATACTCGATGAGTGACTCAACGTAGCTCTGTATCTCGTAGAGTGTCTCTGTATCCTGCTTTGGGAGCCCTTCCGCGAGATACTTCGGGAGCGAGGTGGGTGGTGACGGCTGCTCCATGCCTTATGTAACAATTGGAGCCACTTTAGCCCTCAGATGCTACATAAGGTATTGGACTCCTTCCACCAACTGTGAGCCCTTCAGCAATTACTCCAGGTCGTAGGCCGCAATCTCGTGAGAGCCACACTGTGGACATTCAGCGACGTCCTTCTCCACGCTGTATCCACAGTGACGGCACTCGTGGTGCGCTGTCGATGACGAGTCAAGCCTGACGATCTGTTGAATGAACTGTTTACTGAGCATTGGTGGGGTCAACGATCTCGCCACAGCTTGGACATTCGGCCCACACGCACGGGTCACCGCCAGCAGTCTCATAGTGGATGATTGCGTGCCTACCCGTGACTGTCTCGCCGCAGAACGAGCAGTCGCCACGGACTGTCTCTGGGTCATCAGGTGTCATTCTCACGAGTTCACGGGCTACTTCGAGGGAGAGAGGGAGCGTGTGACACTGCTTTAGAGCTGGTCCGGTCGGTGAGACTGACCCAGCTTTGCTCCCTCTCTTCAAAATTAGAGACTCTGTGGCTTATAGTTCGGGCAAGCAGAGTGGAAGTACTTCTCCGAGGCGGGTGCCTGACTGTGAGTCGTGAGTGGCCATCACGCAGCTGTGGTCACTAACGACGATGTGTCGGTACCTAGGCTGTCCTCACCGCTGTCTGTAGTTTTCTGCGCCCCGTGGAATACGCCCTTGACAGAAATTAAGACGCTCTCGACGGAGGTGAGAATGCGCCTTCGCCCCTCTGCGGGCGCAGAAAACTTAACCAACGAAAGAGGGAGATCCCAGCAATCTGTTGGTTAACCAGTTTAGCGAGCAGGTGGCTCTTCGAGCACGTCGATGAGTTCCTCTGCCGTCCGACTGATCCGTCCAAGCCGCTCGCGAACGACCTCGGGATCGTCCGACTCCCAGGCTGCGAGGTAGAATGCCGACCCACTGGTGTCGAGTCCGCAGTAGCGCCCGACGACGTACGCGACGGCTTCGGCCTCGACTTCGCGTTTCGACCGCTCGGTGTCGTCGTCGACGTCGAAGTGGAGCAAGGCGTGGGCGTACTCGTGGATCAGCGTCCGCGCGAGGTCGGCCTCGTTCTCCCGATCGCGCACCTCGACGAGCGGCTGGACGTCGACGAGGCTCAGCTGCTCGCAGATACCCTTCGCCTCCCCGTGCGTCCACTCCTCGGCTGGAACGATCCGCACCGTCACGCCGATCTCGTCAGCAGCGTCGGTCAATTGGCTAACAAGGTCGCCGGCGTCCCCGGTCGCCTCTGTGTCGAGGTCGGGGAGCGGCTCACCGTCGGTCTGGGAGATGTCAAACACCGATGCGGGTCTGAATCCAACGAGTCCCTTCGACCACTCTTCAGGCGGTGTCTCGTCGTAGTCACAGTCACTGTTCTCGTGGTAGCTCGGCGAGTTCTCGCACTCCGGGCACTGTTTCGTGATGATCGGTGCCCAGATCCAGATGGCCGACTCGCCCTCCGTGACGTGGCGGTCGAACTCCTCCTGCCACGTCCGGTAGCCCGCCACCCGGCTCGCTTCTGGATACTGGCGCTTGATGAGGAGCGTATTCCGGTAGGAGTAGTCGTGGAAGCGACTCTGGACGTCGAGCCACTCCTGGAACTCTTCGCTGGCCTGCGCGTCGTCGACGCCGGCGACGAGCTCGTCGATCCACTGTTCGATCGTACTGTTCATCTCGTCGTCTCGCGTGTCGGTCTCCTCGAAGGAGACCGACGAGGTACTAGTCGTAGCCATTGTGTTCACCGAATCAAGTTCACGGCGACTGCGTCTGTTCAGGACGCGCCGCACCCCCTCTGGGGCGCACAAAAAACCGCTCTCGCGGTTACCGGAGTTCGTGGGGTTCGTCAGCGAAGCCGACCGTGACGAGGTACTCGAGGAACTCGTCGAAGCGCTCAACGTCGCTGGGCGTGTCGGTCGCGAGGTGCCGCGCCCACTCGATAGCCCATCGAAAGGCGGGATCCGTGCCGCCCTTGCCGTGAATGTACCACCACCGGGCCGCTTTCAGCACGACCAGCGGATTCGTCGGCGGCTGCTCACCGGCGAGCCCACGGGTGATGGATTCGATTTCGTCGGGGACGTCGGCGGGATCGACCTCCGCTGATTGCGTGTTGTCGATATCGACCGGGATCTCGTCGATCGAGACGGTGTCGGGACTCTGTTGTTGACTCACTGGAAGTCACCTCTGAGAGCTTTCGAAGGAGCCCTCGCCCTCTCTGGGGGCACGAAAAACAGGTCGCGAAGTCACGTCGGCGGGCGGTAGACGCTCTGCTCGCCGGCGATCTCCTCCAGGTTGTTCCGGTGACGGTGGCTGAAGTAGCACTCGTAGCTGCAGTATCCACAGATGGCGCCGGTATCGTACTCGGCGACGTACGGGCCGCGGCGGGTTCGCCAGACGTTCGTCCCGCACTCGGAACAGGCGGCGTCCTCAAGATCGGCAGGACTCGGGCCCTCGTACTCGACGTTGAGCCCCTGGTCTTGCGGTGTCGTTTCGGGCCAGATTCCGTGGGCCCTCCAAAACTCACGGACGCGGGCGAGGCTGTGACGCACCGTCTTTCGCACGGTGACGTGGTCGGCGTCGCGACCGCTGTCGTCCCAGCCGTCGGCCGTCCAGAACTCACCGAACTGCGCGCCGCGATGCAGCCCGTTCCAGTCGACGCCGACGATGTCGGCCGGTGGCTCGTCGGTGAGTGTCGGTCTGGTCAACTGTCGAATGGCGTCGAGCTGCTTTGGCGGACTCCCACCGAGGATGTGGACGCGCCGCCCTCTCCAATCGGCTGGGTCGGAGAACTCGTGGGCCAGGCGGTCGGCGTATCCCCGTGAATACCCGAGGACGAGGGTCTCAGGGATCGCGTCGATCACCGCCTGTGACTTCGGGACGACGATGAGCTCGGCCTCGGGATAGCTCGCTTGGATCTCACGAGCAGCAGCGACGTGGGCGTCGACATCGTCGATTTCATCGACGTCCCCGATGACCCCGACCTCTGGTTCGTACTCGAAAAAGCGGTCGACGAACCGCTTCAGATCGGGATTCCGGAAATCATTGTCGAGCATCCCTACGGGAAGGTTGAGGTCCTGATACTGCGTCTCTTGGTACCCGCAGTCCTCGCGAAAGCCGGGAAGGAAGCCGAGTTCGACAGCGTCGACGACAAAGGGCGCTCGATGCAGAAACGCCACGTAGTCAGCTTGTCTGGCGGCGGCGATTTCGCGGGCGGTGCTGGCGCTGGAGCTCAGCTCGAGGGACATGATTAGGCTCGCGAGGCCGCTGCTGGCTGCCCTGCACCCTTTCAGGGGCCCGAAAAACCGAGGCATAGTCTGTTAACCAACAATACGGGGAACTCACGCGGAGTGTGTTGGTTAAGAACAGGGCTTACTCTTCGTCCTCACGTAGCTCTTCGGCCTTCCACTTGAGCCGGCGCAGGATCTGCGTCCGATTCTGGTGGGCGTTCTCGTAGGCAACACACTCTTGGAGGGTCTCCATATCCGGGATCGTCGCGATACCGGCCTTGATCAATCGGTAATTCGGTGCTTCAAGACGCTTCTCAGGTGGGAATTCGTCGTCACTCCCGTCGCTAATCGTGGACTGTTCCATCTCGGTAGCCCTCCACCCCTCCAGGGCGAGAAAAACAGAACAGACGACTACGTCACCTATGCAGCGTCAGGCCATCGCTTCTTGGAACCGCTCGCGCAGCGCGTCCTCGCGTTCTTCGAACTGCTCGACTTTCTCCTGCAGGTCGTCGCTGACGCGCTCGATGCTCGCCAGCGCTCGTTCGCCGGCCAGCGACGCCTGCGACCCGTCGTCCCCGTCCGCCTCTAACTCCTGCTCGTACGCCTGCTCGACGCGCTCGATGGTGCCTTCCGGGTTGAATAGGATGTCGTTGGCAATGCGGACGTACTGATCGAGGGACGCCCCCTCTTTCCCCTGGAAGAAGTGGGTGAGCGCGTACGTCGCACCGGAATGTAGCGTCCACATGTCGATTTCGAAGGGAGACGCCGCATTGGCTTCTGCATCGCCGGCGGCACGCTCGGCTAGGTAGTCCGGGAAGCCCAACAGGGTATAGAACTCCGTGACGGTGAACGGGAGCTCCGAGAAGTCGAGGTCGATGTCCTGCGCGTCCCGGATGAACTCGAAGAG
This sequence is a window from Halohasta litchfieldiae. Protein-coding genes within it:
- a CDS encoding zinc ribbon domain-containing protein; protein product: MILRYYADSDVREWHDHTLRLFRTLYDTHGIAVEIDRIDEQHGPITDFPGEIRYSTPEEVYERDLKRNRALNQTIDQTPSEAFKRYRKLDIAGNVAVVDDEGTVQWASTLPGYADGYRPGAASQTAMDFLEDIATDPSNRLCVECLSLLDGDETFCPNCGYEFP
- a CDS encoding Cdc6/Cdc18 family protein — protein: MDSPFKGANDIFQTKEPFEEAYHPEEILERDEEIKTFAAALQDVLDGFGPPNVFIYGQTGVGKTATTHKVTEYLEADAIEAGVNLTVFSINCNKRDTTYKVITHLANELYSEKTFKQGHHPDTLWDRIYTALDELGGSILVVLDEIDKLGEDEELLYEFPRANAMGELEHAKVGIIGISNNFKFRESLSPRVKSTLTEREIQFSPYDANELRTILNYYADLVFYENVLSDDVVPLCAAFTAQDTGDARMGLDLLETAGDIARHEDADHVVEEHVRIARSQVDRANTERIVTNRLTVQMQTVLVATTFLDVDQSTDAKVKTIYSFYKDLCDRLDIDVLSESRVRDHLDTLDMFGLLETEEVNLGRRGGRSYIYSIVDEPRVVIETLYNMDRFENLFGDSAEEFLDTYEVDTRSDIQTKLGL
- a CDS encoding DUF6788 family protein → MEQPSPPTSLPKYLAEGLPKQDTETLYEIQSYVESLIEYRDQSVDADELPEAAEPVDEPDSGDNGTVVKEKVTCGDDSCKCTSGDPADIHGPYLYRYYRENGTMKSEYIGKPRSE
- a CDS encoding DUF7837 family putative zinc-binding protein; amino-acid sequence: MTPDDPETVRGDCSFCGETVTGRHAIIHYETAGGDPCVWAECPSCGEIVDPTNAQ
- a CDS encoding M78 family metallopeptidase domain-containing protein codes for the protein MATTSTSSVSFEETDTRDDEMNSTIEQWIDELVAGVDDAQASEEFQEWLDVQSRFHDYSYRNTLLIKRQYPEASRVAGYRTWQEEFDRHVTEGESAIWIWAPIITKQCPECENSPSYHENSDCDYDETPPEEWSKGLVGFRPASVFDISQTDGEPLPDLDTEATGDAGDLVSQLTDAADEIGVTVRIVPAEEWTHGEAKGICEQLSLVDVQPLVEVRDRENEADLARTLIHEYAHALLHFDVDDDTERSKREVEAEAVAYVVGRYCGLDTSGSAFYLAAWESDDPEVVRERLGRISRTAEELIDVLEEPPAR
- a CDS encoding DUF6610 family protein, with the protein product MSLELSSSASTAREIAAARQADYVAFLHRAPFVVDAVELGFLPGFREDCGYQETQYQDLNLPVGMLDNDFRNPDLKRFVDRFFEYEPEVGVIGDVDEIDDVDAHVAAAREIQASYPEAELIVVPKSQAVIDAIPETLVLGYSRGYADRLAHEFSDPADWRGRRVHILGGSPPKQLDAIRQLTRPTLTDEPPADIVGVDWNGLHRGAQFGEFWTADGWDDSGRDADHVTVRKTVRHSLARVREFWRAHGIWPETTPQDQGLNVEYEGPSPADLEDAACSECGTNVWRTRRGPYVAEYDTGAICGYCSYECYFSHRHRNNLEEIAGEQSVYRPPT